In the genome of Hyphomicrobium sp. CS1GBMeth3, the window CCGGCAGCGGCGGTGCGCTGCCGGTTTGCTGTCGCCCGCTGCCGATCCATGCAGACCGATGATTCACGCCTCGGGGGTTTTCTTGCGCCGCCGATTCACGTCGCGCCTGATAGGCGGCGCGACGATCAGGGACTGTTCGGCGCCGCCGATTCACGTCACGCCTGATAGGCGGCGCGACGATCGGGGACTGTTCGGCGCCGCCGATTCACGTCGCGCCTGGTAGGTGGCGCGACGATCGGGGACTGTTCGGCGCCGCCGATTCACGTCGCGCCTGGTAGGTGGCGCGACGATCGGGGCGACTCGGGCCCGAGGCGATCATGGTCTAGACGTCGAGCGTGTGGTCGCGCTCCCACTGCGTGAAGTGGGTGGCGAAGCTGTTCCACTCGCCTTGCTTGAGCTTAATGTAAGACGCCGAGAACTCCTCGCCGAGCGCCTGCTTGAGGCCCGTGTCCTTGTCGAAGGCGCGGATCGCGTCGAGCAAGTTGAGCGGCAGCTTCGGCGCGTCTTTGACGGTATGGCCGTCCTGGTACATGTCAATGTCGAGGCGCTTACCCGGATGGGCGTTGCGCTCGATACCGTTCAGGCCGGCCGCGATGACGACGGCCTGCAGCAGGTACGGATTGACCGCGCCGTCCGGCAGGCGGAGCTCGAAGCGGCCCTTGCCCGGCACGCGCACCATGTGGGTGCGGTTGTTGCCGGTCCAGGTCACGCTGTTTGGGGACCATGTCGCGCCCGAGATGGTCCGCGGCGCGTTGATGCGCTTGTAGGAGTTGACGGTGGGGTTGGTGATGGCCGCAAGCGCTTCCGCGTGCTGCATGATGCCGCCGAGGAAGTTGTAGCCCTGCTGAGACAGGCCCATCTCGTCGGACTGCTCGTAGAACTTGTTGGTCTTGCCCGTCGGCGCATCCCATACCGAGATGTGGACGTGGCAGCCGTTGCCGGTAAGGTTCGAGAAGGGCTTCGGCATGAAGGTGGCGCGAAGGCCGTGCTTCTCGGCGATCGTCTTCACCATGTACTTGAAGAACGAGTGCCGGTCGGCGGTGATAAGCGCATCGTCGAAGTTCCAGTTCATCTCGAACTGGCCGTTGGCGTCCTCGTGATCGTTCTGGTAGGGGCCCCAGCCCAGCTCCAGCATGTAATCGCAGATTTCGGCGATGACATCGTAGCGTCGCGTCAGGGCCTGCTGATCGTAGCAGGGCTTGGACGCCTGATCCTTCGAGTCCGAGATCGCGGTGCCGTCCGCGTTGATCAGGAAGTATTCACATTCGACGCCGGTCTTGACGCGCAGGCCCTTCTCAGCGGCCTTGTCGACGAGCTTCTTGAGCACGACGCGGGGAGCCTGGGCAACGTGCTTGTCCTCCATCACAAGGTAAGAGGGAACCCAGGCAACTTCGGGCTTCCAGGGGAGCTGGATCAATCCCGTTGGATCGGGCATGCCGAACATGTCGGGATGCGCCGGCGTCATGTCGAGCCAGGTCGCGAAACCTGCGAAGCCCGCGCCGTCCTTCTGGATCTCAGCGATCGCCGCGGCCGGCACCAGCTTGGCGCGTTGGAAGCCGAACAAGTCAGTGAAGGAGATCATGAAGTAGCGGATGCCGCGCTCTTTCGCGATCGCAGCCAAATCGTCGACAGCCTTTATGCTGTGTTCTTTGCCAATAGAGGCGAGGTCTTGTGTCATAGCCTATTGTTCCCCAAACCTGGGTTGTCGTTTCCCCTAGAATTTCGAAATTCTTCGCTCGTTATTTTTAGGAGTCGAAGAATTTTGTTCGCCCCGGACTGGTGCCCGAGGCGAACGCGCTTAAAGTTTATCCTGTCCGGGTATCCAACCCGTGCCAGCGAGTGGCACCCGCGCCATGGCGGCCGCCTCGATGGTCAACGCGCAGAGATCTTCCGGCTCCAAGTTGTGCACGTGATTGTGGCCTGCCGCGCGGGCGATGGTCTGCAGCTCGAGCGTCATGACCTTGAGGTAATTGGCCAGGCGGCGACCGGCACGGATCGGATCGAGGCGCTGGGACAGCTCCGGATCCTGCGTCGTGATGCCGGCCGGATCGCGTCCCTCGTGCCAGTCGTCGTAGGCACCAGCCGTGGTGTTGAGCTTCTCGTAGTCACCCTCGAGCGACGGGTCGTTGTCACCGAGAGCCACAAGCGCCGCGGTGCCGATGGCCACGGCGTCCGCACCGAGTGCCAGCGCCTTTGCGACATCCGCGCCGTTGCGGATGCCGCCCGAGACGA includes:
- the glnT gene encoding type III glutamate--ammonia ligase, yielding MTQDLASIGKEHSIKAVDDLAAIAKERGIRYFMISFTDLFGFQRAKLVPAAAIAEIQKDGAGFAGFATWLDMTPAHPDMFGMPDPTGLIQLPWKPEVAWVPSYLVMEDKHVAQAPRVVLKKLVDKAAEKGLRVKTGVECEYFLINADGTAISDSKDQASKPCYDQQALTRRYDVIAEICDYMLELGWGPYQNDHEDANGQFEMNWNFDDALITADRHSFFKYMVKTIAEKHGLRATFMPKPFSNLTGNGCHVHISVWDAPTGKTNKFYEQSDEMGLSQQGYNFLGGIMQHAEALAAITNPTVNSYKRINAPRTISGATWSPNSVTWTGNNRTHMVRVPGKGRFELRLPDGAVNPYLLQAVVIAAGLNGIERNAHPGKRLDIDMYQDGHTVKDAPKLPLNLLDAIRAFDKDTGLKQALGEEFSASYIKLKQGEWNSFATHFTQWERDHTLDV